One Corythoichthys intestinalis isolate RoL2023-P3 chromosome 9, ASM3026506v1, whole genome shotgun sequence DNA window includes the following coding sequences:
- the LOC130922263 gene encoding serine/threonine-protein kinase 35-like, producing MSTVGDNRRRRTRSAVCYKLTGGRGDESTVLRCLSEGNAGQEHDMEEDTGFFKQGDLERKVMAPRYSLLREIGRGTYGVVYEAVARRSGARLAVKKLRCDAPENVELALQEFWALTSLEKRHQNVVQLEECVLQRNGMAQKMSHGNKRSKQYLRLVETSLKGERVLTPPEEPCYLWFVMEFCEGGDLNQFILSRRPDSRTNNSFMLQLTSAVAFLHENKIVHRDLKPDNILISERSGTPILKVADFGLSKVCAGLGNVTEGKEGDDKSKTINVNKFWLSSACGSDFYMAPEVWEGHYTAKADIFALGIIIWAMLERITFIDAESKRELLGTYVRQGADIVPVGEALLENPKMVLNIPQKRRSCMSDGVKKLLLDMLAVNPQDRPDAFELQTRMDQVMCPV from the exons ATGAGCACAGTTGGCGACAACCGGCGGAGACGTACAAGGAGCGCAGTCTGCTACAAGCTAACTGGAGGGCGAGGCGACGAGTCCACCGTGCTACGATGCCTGAGCGAGGGCAACGCAGGACAAGAACATGACATGGAGGAGGATACTGGATTCTTCAAGCAAGGCGACTTGGAGAGAAAGGTCATGGCCCCGCGCTACAGCCTGCTTCGGGAGATAGGGAGGGGCACATACGGTGTGGTGTACGAAGCAGTGGCCCGGAGGTCCGGTGCGAGGTTAGCCGTGAAAAAGCTACGGTGCGACGCACCGGAAAACGTTGAGCTCGCCCTTCAAGAGTTTTGGGCACTGACAAGTTTGGAGAAACGCCACCAAAATGTCGTCCAACTGGAGGAGTGTGTGCTTCAAAGGAACGGAATGGCCCAAAAAATGAGCCACGGCAACAAGCGGTCCAAGCAATATTTGCGGCTAGTTGAGACGTCTCTCAAAG GTGAGAGAGTGTTGACGCCTCCAGAAGAGCCGTGTTACTTGTGGTTTGTCATGGAGTTCTGTGAAGGAGGTGACCTCAACCAGTTCATCTTGTCCCGACGGCCTGACTCGCGAACCAACAACAGCTTTATGCTCCAACTTACCAGTGCTGTGGCTTTTTTACACGAGAACAAGATTGTACACCGAGACCTCAAACCGGACAATATTCTCATCTCCGAGAGATCGGGAACTCCTATTCTCAAGGTTGCAGATTTTGGCCTGAGCAAAGTTTGCGCAGGTTTGGGAAACGTCACTGAGGGCAAGGAAGGCGACGACAAAAGTAAAACTATCAACGTCAACAAGTTTTGGTTGTCATCAGCTTGTGGCTCAGACTTCTACATGGCTCCCGAAGTCTGGGAGGGCCACTATACAGCCAAGGCTGACATATTTGCTTTAGGAATCATCATTTGGGCAATGTTGGAGAGAATTACTTTTATTGATGCCGAGTCCAAGCGAGAGCTCCTCGGAACCTATGTGAGACAAGGAGCAGATATCGTGCCGGTGGGCGAAGCGCTGCTAGAAAATCCAAAGATGGTACTAAACATCCCCCAGAAACGCAGGTCATGCATGTCTGATGGAGTGAAGAAGCTGCTGCTGGACATGCTTGCCGTCAACCCTCAGGACCGACCAGATGCTTTTGAGCTTCAGACAAGAATGGACCAGGTGATGTGTCCTGTCTGA